The sequence CCGGTGAGGGCAGACCCGATTCGACAGGAGCACCGGCTTCCTTCTCCGCGGTGAGCGGCATGGTGTAGATGGCTGCGGCGATCTCGCCGGAGGTCAGCGCCTGGGCCATCGCCTGTGCGCCCGGGTAGGTGCGGGGCTTCTGGGCCGCGATTTTTTCGACGTAATCGGGTGAGACCGTATCTTCCAGGAAGTCGTAGAAGTCCACGATGGCGGACGACACCGGAAGCATGACGCCGATCTTCCCGTCTGCGAGCGAGGGATCGAGCAGGTCCTCGTATCCGTCGATGCCGTCTGGGACCCGGCCGGTGTTCCAGCCGTAGGTGAGGACCGCCGCCGACGAGAGGAAGATACGGTCGTCGTCGCGCAGGAACTTCTCGCGGTCGAATTCGGCGGCGTCGAAGGCGGGGCCGGTGACCGGGACGAAGTACTCCTCGGCCAGACGCGTGTCCACCCAGGGTCGGGAGGCGCTTGCGATGACATCTGCCGTGTGGCGACCGGTTTCCGCCTCCGCCGCCAGCTTGGTCTGGAGGTTGGCGTCGTTGTCGCGGACGATCTCGACCTCGATGCCGTAGGCCGACTGGAACCGGGAGGCGAGTTCTTGGAGGTTGTCCGTCGGCTGGCCGGTGAAGTAGGTGACCGAGCCCTCCTGTTTGGCGGCCTCGACCAGTTCCTCCCAGGCACTGTCGCCGGCAGGACCGAGATCCTCGGCGGACACCTCGGTGGCACCGGATCCGCACGCAGCGACGGCGAACGTCGCTGCAGCAATACCTATTCCGGCAATCGAGCGACGAAGCGACGGAAATCTCATGGCAGACCTTTCGAGGGGTTTTCTGAAAGAGTCGAGCGACCGTGCGCCGAGGACGTAAGGGCGCATAGGCGATGCGGTGCAACGGCCGGGGTGCTCAGCGATCGGAGGTGGCACCGTTGGGAATGCGATTGCGCGCCTCACGCCAGGTCAGGCCCCGGTCCGCACGAGCTTCCGCGGGGAGTCCCAGAAGTCGCTCGGCGACGATGTTGCGCTGGATCTGATCCGATCCGCCGGCGATGCTGTAACCGGGGGCGCCGAGAACGTGCGCATTCCATTCGTAGGTACCGGGAATGCCGGTATCGGCGACCAGGTTGCGTCCCAACACTGTTCGTGCCGCAGCGGAGACCGCGGCGAGCTTGTCGACCCATTGGATCTTGCGGATCGATCCGATCGCCGAAGGCGCGGCCCCGCCGTCACGGGCCTGACGGTCGCGCAGCAAGTCCA comes from Rhodococcus sp. B50 and encodes:
- a CDS encoding ABC transporter substrate-binding protein → MRFPSLRRSIAGIGIAAATFAVAACGSGATEVSAEDLGPAGDSAWEELVEAAKQEGSVTYFTGQPTDNLQELASRFQSAYGIEVEIVRDNDANLQTKLAAEAETGRHTADVIASASRPWVDTRLAEEYFVPVTGPAFDAAEFDREKFLRDDDRIFLSSAAVLTYGWNTGRVPDGIDGYEDLLDPSLADGKIGVMLPVSSAIVDFYDFLEDTVSPDYVEKIAAQKPRTYPGAQAMAQALTSGEIAAAIYTMPLTAEKEAGAPVESGLPSPVFGAPFLTGVSANAPHPNAAQLFANFLVTKAGQEAIADRAGSVLPDISTAATSADDIWVNSRIVTADDTEAFRAEFAQLFGSSQ